A window of the Cytophagaceae bacterium genome harbors these coding sequences:
- a CDS encoding DUF814 domain-containing protein: protein MHNNYFFLKHLSSEFNTSLTGAILEVCFSQEKDELVLGFTKNQKETFLKATMRPDFSSVTILESFGRARRNSVNLWEEIYGLEVLKIEVFEHERAFYIQIQNNYKLVFKFFGNRPNLLIFKEEILIYLFNNALLTDKNLQLIDFGKKPDFSLDSFIQNNGNIRKTWFTLGKTASEIIENQVNNEDLSEKWKIVNQFITQFESPKFHIGFLNEKPVLSLLDFPGKLKTFDTATAAINDFYIFYQKEITFFSEKEKLKKQLEKEILKTKNYKENTENKLFALLDGTSKEKIANILMANLHQINSGQESVELDDFYNQQKITIKLKKDLSPQKNAENFYRKSKNEKIEIEAIDSNINAAEKKIDFLENKLLTIESIESLKELKNFQKVETRTENIKNQESPFRVFNFENWEIWVGKNAKNNDLLTQKHAQKEDYWLHARDTPGSHVVIKNPNKKAIPDFVAEHAASIAAFYSKRSSETVVPVIFTQKKHVRKGKGMPAGQVIVDKEKVLIVAPFSG, encoded by the coding sequence ATGCATAACAACTACTTCTTTCTTAAGCATTTAAGTTCAGAATTCAACACCAGTCTTACGGGTGCAATACTTGAGGTTTGTTTCAGCCAGGAAAAAGATGAGCTCGTTTTGGGCTTCACCAAAAATCAAAAAGAAACGTTCTTAAAAGCTACGATGCGTCCTGATTTTTCAAGTGTTACTATTTTGGAAAGTTTTGGCAGGGCTCGTCGGAATTCGGTGAATCTTTGGGAAGAAATCTATGGACTGGAGGTACTGAAAATTGAGGTCTTTGAACACGAAAGGGCATTTTATATCCAAATTCAAAATAATTACAAACTCGTTTTTAAGTTTTTCGGAAACAGGCCCAATCTGCTGATTTTCAAGGAAGAAATATTGATTTATCTATTTAACAATGCCCTTTTGACAGATAAAAATCTGCAATTAATTGATTTTGGCAAAAAGCCCGATTTCAGCCTGGATTCGTTTATTCAAAACAATGGAAATATCAGAAAAACCTGGTTTACATTAGGAAAAACTGCTTCTGAGATTATTGAAAATCAGGTAAATAATGAGGATTTATCTGAAAAATGGAAAATAGTAAATCAGTTTATTACCCAATTTGAAAGCCCTAAATTCCACATAGGTTTTCTCAACGAAAAGCCGGTTTTAAGTCTGCTTGATTTTCCGGGAAAATTAAAAACATTTGACACGGCTACTGCGGCTATCAATGATTTTTATATTTTTTACCAAAAAGAAATTACTTTTTTCTCAGAAAAAGAAAAATTAAAAAAGCAGCTTGAAAAGGAAATTCTGAAAACAAAAAACTATAAAGAAAACACTGAAAATAAACTCTTTGCATTGCTTGATGGCACATCAAAAGAAAAGATTGCCAATATCCTGATGGCCAACCTTCACCAGATTAATTCAGGACAAGAAAGTGTAGAGTTGGATGATTTCTACAATCAGCAAAAAATTACCATAAAACTAAAAAAGGACCTCTCTCCACAAAAAAATGCAGAGAATTTTTACCGAAAAAGTAAAAACGAAAAAATAGAAATTGAGGCCATTGATTCCAACATTAATGCAGCAGAAAAAAAGATAGATTTTCTTGAAAATAAACTACTTACAATCGAATCCATTGAGTCACTTAAAGAGCTAAAAAACTTTCAAAAAGTAGAAACCAGGACCGAAAATATCAAAAATCAGGAAAGTCCGTTCAGAGTATTTAATTTTGAAAACTGGGAGATTTGGGTTGGAAAAAATGCTAAAAACAATGACCTGCTCACCCAAAAACATGCACAAAAAGAAGATTATTGGCTTCATGCCCGTGATACCCCAGGCTCACATGTAGTGATAAAAAATCCCAACAAAAAAGCCATACCGGACTTCGTGGCGGAGCACGCGGCATCCATTGCGGCATTTTATTCAAAAAGAAGCAGTGAAACCGTAGTTCCGGTTATTTTTACCCAAAAAAAACACGTAAGAAAAGGCAAGGGAATGCCTGCTGGTCAGGTGATTGTGGATAAAGAAAAGGTATTGATAGTTGCTCCTTTTTCTGGTTGA
- the nspC gene encoding carboxynorspermidine decarboxylase, which yields MPIDFSQIPSPCYVLEEKLLRKNLELLKWVQEESGAEIILALKGFSMYKTFPMVKKYLAGATASSLNEARLIFEEMHCHAHTYAPAYKPEEFEEMMSYSSHITFNSLNQYNQFKDQVQASDRKISMGLRINPQYAEVETDMYNPCIVGSRLGITRDALGDTLPEGIEGLHSHTMCENDSYTLERTLVHIEEKFGDLLHQIKWLNLGGGHLMTRQGYDHQHLIGIIKRLKSTYNLEIILEPGSAIAWQTGYLRSKVLDIVDAQGVDVAILDVSFAAHMPDTLEMPYKPKVWGATEPEKGKPTYRLGGMTCLAGDFMSGYSFEKPLQIGDTVIFDDMIHYTMVKTTTFNGVGLPSIGIWHENDTFELLKSFGYETFKDKI from the coding sequence ATGCCAATAGATTTTTCGCAGATTCCCTCGCCTTGTTATGTTTTGGAGGAAAAACTCCTTAGAAAAAACCTTGAACTTTTGAAATGGGTGCAGGAAGAATCCGGTGCGGAAATCATCCTTGCCCTGAAAGGCTTTTCGATGTATAAAACCTTTCCGATGGTTAAAAAATATCTGGCTGGAGCCACAGCAAGTTCGCTCAACGAAGCCCGTTTGATTTTTGAGGAGATGCATTGCCATGCCCATACCTACGCCCCAGCTTATAAACCTGAGGAATTTGAAGAAATGATGAGCTATAGCAGCCATATTACTTTTAATTCGCTCAATCAGTACAATCAGTTTAAAGATCAGGTACAAGCCTCTGACAGAAAGATTTCGATGGGGCTAAGAATCAACCCGCAATATGCTGAGGTAGAAACCGATATGTATAATCCCTGCATAGTGGGTTCCCGATTGGGAATTACCCGGGATGCTTTGGGAGATACCTTACCAGAGGGAATTGAGGGCCTACATTCACATACCATGTGTGAAAACGACTCCTACACGCTCGAACGCACACTGGTACATATTGAGGAGAAATTTGGCGATTTGCTGCATCAGATTAAATGGCTTAATCTGGGTGGCGGGCATTTGATGACCCGTCAAGGCTATGACCATCAGCATTTGATTGGAATCATAAAAAGGTTAAAATCTACCTATAATCTGGAAATAATTCTGGAACCGGGATCAGCCATAGCCTGGCAAACCGGCTACCTGAGAAGCAAAGTGCTTGATATAGTGGACGCTCAGGGAGTAGATGTGGCGATATTGGATGTTTCATTTGCGGCACACATGCCCGATACACTTGAAATGCCCTACAAGCCGAAAGTATGGGGAGCAACTGAGCCTGAAAAAGGCAAACCTACCTACCGACTGGGAGGAATGACCTGCCTTGCGGGTGATTTTATGAGCGGCTATTCTTTCGAAAAACCGCTTCAGATCGGCGATACGGTGATTTTTGATGATATGATTCACTATACGATGGTCAAAACTACCACTTTTAATGGTGTTGGCTTGCCCTCCATTGGTATCTGGCATGAAAATGATACTTTTGAACTGCTCAAATCTTTTGGTTATGAAACATTTAAAGACAAGATTTAA
- the nth gene encoding endonuclease III, giving the protein MKKKEKIDGLIAYFQENMPNPETELQYKNPYELLVAVILSAQCTDKRVNIVTPELFKRFPNAQTLARTDTDEVFEYIRSISYPNNKAKHLVGMAKILTEEFKNEVPDKVEELTKMPGVGRKTANVIASVIHNQPTMAVDTHVFRVSHRLGLVKRTAKTPLAVEKELIKYFSDDIIPKAHHWLILHGRYTCMARNPQCEACGLKNLCDSYPRILKEGVAENDKKLPSIN; this is encoded by the coding sequence ATGAAAAAGAAGGAAAAAATTGATGGGTTGATTGCTTATTTTCAGGAAAATATGCCCAACCCTGAAACAGAACTGCAGTATAAAAACCCATACGAATTATTGGTTGCTGTTATCCTTTCGGCCCAATGTACCGACAAAAGAGTAAATATCGTTACACCGGAACTTTTCAAAAGATTTCCCAATGCACAGACTCTTGCCCGAACTGACACTGATGAGGTATTTGAATATATCAGGAGTATTTCGTACCCCAACAATAAAGCAAAACACCTGGTAGGCATGGCTAAAATACTTACGGAGGAATTTAAGAATGAAGTGCCTGATAAAGTAGAAGAGCTAACCAAAATGCCTGGTGTGGGCAGAAAAACCGCCAATGTGATTGCCTCAGTGATTCACAATCAACCCACTATGGCTGTTGACACTCATGTATTCAGGGTTTCGCACCGGCTGGGATTGGTAAAAAGGACAGCCAAAACTCCGCTGGCGGTAGAAAAAGAACTGATAAAATATTTTTCTGATGACATCATCCCCAAAGCACATCACTGGTTGATTTTACATGGCAGATATACTTGTATGGCTCGTAATCCTCAATGTGAAGCTTGTGGATTGAAAAATCTCTGCGATTCTTACCCCAGGATTTTAAAAGAAGGTGTCGCTGAAAATGATAAAAAACTACCTTCAATAAACTAA
- a CDS encoding amidohydrolase: MELEQKIKGLARDFFDFSVKNRRYLHQHPELSFQEKNTAAYISKTLKEIGLEVSEGIAGNGLVVLIKGNNPDKKTVALRADIDALPIEEKNDVPYKSQNQGIMHACGHDVHTASLLTVARILNSLKEEFEGTIKLIFQPAEEKAPGGASLMIKEGVLESPAVQSILGQHVAPNIPVGKIGFREGMYMASTDEIYMRVIGKGGHGAAPHQAVDPIVIASHIIVALQQIISRNRNPASPSVLTFGKMQADGATNIIPGEVYIEGTFRCMDEQWRAEGIERMKKMAQGMAESMGGSCEFWIEKGYPYLKNQPELTRRTRSAAEKYVGTENIVDLDLWMGGEDFAFYSQVVDACFYRLGTRNEAKGIVSGVHTPTFDIDEQALIFGPGLMSYLAISELAS; encoded by the coding sequence ATGGAATTAGAACAAAAGATAAAAGGTCTGGCAAGGGACTTTTTTGATTTTTCAGTAAAAAACAGAAGATACCTTCACCAGCATCCTGAATTATCTTTTCAGGAAAAAAATACGGCTGCCTATATATCCAAAACTCTGAAAGAAATAGGTTTAGAGGTAAGTGAAGGTATTGCCGGCAATGGATTGGTGGTTTTGATAAAAGGAAATAATCCCGATAAAAAGACAGTTGCACTTCGGGCTGATATTGATGCCTTGCCCATAGAGGAAAAAAATGATGTGCCCTATAAGTCACAGAATCAGGGTATTATGCACGCCTGCGGTCATGATGTACATACTGCTTCTTTGCTTACTGTTGCCCGTATTTTGAATTCCCTGAAAGAAGAATTTGAAGGAACTATAAAACTAATTTTTCAGCCAGCCGAGGAAAAAGCTCCCGGTGGTGCCTCGCTCATGATTAAAGAAGGCGTGTTGGAGAGTCCGGCAGTGCAAAGTATTCTTGGACAACATGTTGCACCCAATATTCCGGTTGGGAAAATTGGATTCAGAGAAGGCATGTACATGGCCAGTACTGATGAGATATACATGCGTGTAATAGGAAAAGGAGGACATGGTGCTGCACCGCATCAGGCAGTTGACCCAATAGTAATTGCCTCACACATCATAGTGGCCTTGCAACAAATAATCAGCCGTAACCGAAATCCGGCCTCACCTTCGGTGCTTACATTTGGAAAAATGCAGGCCGATGGTGCTACCAATATTATTCCCGGTGAAGTTTATATTGAAGGAACTTTTCGGTGCATGGATGAACAATGGCGGGCTGAAGGAATAGAAAGAATGAAAAAAATGGCACAGGGAATGGCCGAATCAATGGGAGGAAGCTGTGAATTTTGGATTGAAAAAGGATATCCTTATCTCAAAAATCAACCGGAATTGACCCGCAGAACCCGCTCAGCTGCCGAAAAATACGTGGGTACCGAAAATATAGTAGATTTGGACCTGTGGATGGGTGGAGAAGATTTTGCTTTTTATAGTCAGGTAGTTGATGCCTGTTTCTACCGCCTGGGTACCAGAAATGAGGCAAAAGGCATAGTTTCGGGTGTTCATACTCCTACATTTGATATTGACGAACAAGCTTTAATCTTTGGTCCCGGATTAATGAGCTATTTGGCTATCTCAGAGCTTGCCTCATAG
- a CDS encoding DUF255 domain-containing protein produces the protein MKNIVFVGLLLMSNIGFGQTKVNWISIEEAYRRNQITPKKTIVDVYTDWCGWCKVMDKNTFSNSEVAKYINANYYAVKLDAEGKKDIKIAGKVYKYDESNRANMAAVALLQGQMSYPSLVYLDEKFNMIQPIPGYQDAKAFHPIITYFGGNYHKKENFEAYKAGTYKNLFKSIKL, from the coding sequence ATGAAAAATATAGTATTTGTTGGACTTTTGTTGATGTCAAATATTGGTTTCGGGCAGACAAAAGTCAACTGGATAAGTATAGAAGAAGCCTACAGACGCAACCAGATTACGCCTAAGAAAACCATAGTTGATGTTTATACCGATTGGTGCGGGTGGTGTAAAGTGATGGACAAAAACACTTTTTCCAACTCAGAAGTAGCCAAATATATCAACGCCAATTATTACGCTGTAAAACTTGATGCTGAAGGAAAAAAAGATATTAAAATTGCAGGAAAGGTATATAAATATGATGAAAGCAACAGGGCCAATATGGCTGCCGTTGCATTACTCCAGGGTCAGATGAGCTATCCAAGCCTGGTTTATCTCGACGAAAAATTTAATATGATTCAGCCCATTCCTGGATATCAGGATGCCAAAGCTTTTCACCCAATCATAACTTACTTTGGGGGAAATTACCACAAAAAGGAAAATTTCGAAGCTTATAAAGCAGGTACTTATAAGAATCTATTCAAAAGTATTAAACTTTAG
- the hslU gene encoding ATP-dependent protease ATPase subunit HslU: MNIEIQNLTPGQIVAELDKYIIGQKDAKKNVAIALRNRWRRMNASEDMRAEIIPNNILMIGSTGVGKTEIARRLAKLADAPFTKVEASKFTEVGYVGRDVESMVRDLAEQSINIVKTKKKEEVKIKATEAVEEKILSILIPPVKKPAGLKKVVEEQHIESEKSDYELNIQTREAFREKIKKGELDNRKIEIDVAGHGIAPIGVMGGPIDDVSMMNIQEMIGGFLPKGNKKRKVTVAEARKIMMEEESAKLIDMDEVKEEAIWKAENLGIIFIDEIDKIASSGGKSGPDVSREGVQRDLLPIVEGSTVNTKHGSIKTDHILFIAAGAFHVSKPSDLIPELQGRFPIRVELEALTEDNFYQILKTPKNALTKQYTAMLEAEGVKLEFTDEALRELASLAFQANSEVENIGARRLQTVMSQLLNDVLFDVPELIPAGTVVNVSREMVTERLANLIKNKDLSQYIL, encoded by the coding sequence ATGAATATAGAAATACAAAATCTGACTCCGGGTCAAATTGTGGCCGAGCTTGATAAATATATTATTGGTCAAAAAGACGCTAAAAAAAACGTAGCCATCGCTCTTAGAAACAGGTGGCGACGAATGAACGCCTCAGAAGATATGAGAGCCGAGATTATTCCCAATAATATTCTGATGATAGGCTCAACCGGTGTTGGTAAAACCGAAATCGCACGCAGACTCGCAAAATTGGCCGATGCCCCGTTTACTAAAGTTGAAGCTTCGAAATTTACAGAAGTGGGCTATGTCGGCCGTGATGTGGAAAGTATGGTCAGAGACCTGGCCGAGCAATCCATAAATATTGTCAAAACCAAAAAGAAAGAAGAGGTTAAAATCAAGGCAACGGAAGCCGTTGAGGAAAAAATCCTTTCAATTCTTATTCCCCCTGTAAAAAAACCGGCAGGCCTCAAAAAAGTGGTTGAAGAACAGCATATTGAATCAGAAAAGTCTGATTATGAATTAAATATTCAAACCAGGGAGGCTTTCAGAGAAAAAATCAAAAAAGGCGAACTCGATAACCGTAAGATAGAAATTGATGTAGCCGGTCATGGTATTGCTCCCATAGGGGTGATGGGTGGGCCCATCGACGATGTTTCAATGATGAATATTCAGGAAATGATCGGAGGTTTTTTGCCAAAAGGAAATAAAAAACGGAAAGTCACGGTGGCCGAAGCCCGTAAAATCATGATGGAGGAGGAATCCGCCAAACTGATTGACATGGACGAGGTAAAAGAAGAAGCCATCTGGAAAGCCGAAAACCTGGGAATTATTTTTATTGATGAAATTGACAAAATTGCCTCAAGTGGTGGAAAATCAGGCCCGGATGTGAGTAGGGAAGGGGTTCAACGAGATTTGCTCCCAATAGTCGAAGGCTCTACAGTCAACACCAAACACGGAAGTATTAAGACAGACCACATTCTGTTTATTGCTGCCGGAGCATTTCATGTTTCAAAACCATCAGATTTAATTCCTGAACTTCAGGGTAGATTTCCGATCAGAGTCGAGCTGGAAGCTTTGACAGAAGACAATTTTTATCAGATATTAAAAACCCCAAAAAACGCACTTACAAAGCAATATACAGCAATGCTTGAGGCAGAAGGGGTCAAACTGGAATTTACAGACGAAGCCCTCAGAGAATTGGCATCTCTCGCTTTTCAAGCCAACTCAGAAGTCGAAAATATTGGTGCAAGAAGACTTCAAACGGTTATGAGCCAATTGCTCAATGATGTGCTATTTGACGTGCCGGAGTTAATCCCTGCGGGAACAGTCGTAAACGTTAGTCGGGAAATGGTGACTGAAAGACTTGCCAACCTTATCAAAAATAAAGACCTGAGTCAATATATTTTGTAA